TTCATTCTGTTCAATTCAACAAACCCATTACCATTAATGTTGTTTCCCAGAACGAGGTTACTTCCGCCCTGACCTGTAAAATTGAGAACCATATCACAGTCTGCGCGATTATATATCCAACTGTCTGTTATGGTAAATTTGGTAGTATTATCAAACATATTAATATGAGAAGAACTATTGATGGTAACATTTTTTGCTTTATTGTTTCCATAAAATCTTAGATCCCCTCCATTGGCCTGGAAAACATCAGTATTCATATGCTGTATATCTCCGACACTATTTCCCTCTTTGTAAACTTTTCCAAAAAAGTTATTGGTATTTCCTGAACTATAATATCGCCCGTTATAGTTTTGTATGTATACCGTTGTATTAGGTGCCATGATGGTTTGCTTGGCTAGAATATTTAAGATGTTCTGACGTAGCAGGGCATTGTCTATATTGACATTATTACCACCTAACCATAATTCCCCAGACTTTATTTTTCTTCCGTCCGCATAAAGATTACCTGTCAGGGCATTGTTGTCAAAATTAAAGACCCCTCCAACTTCCAGATCATAAGGAGTACCTGAACCAGATGGCAGGAGGTAGAAATTATCATTCCCAAAGATGCTCAGCTGATTTATTTTCTGACCTTCAAAGTTCATGTAACGACTTACAACAGGATCTCCTGAATTGTTTTTAAGCAAGGTTATTGCTACAGGAGCCGTCATATCCTTTTGAAGATAAATACTGCCATACAAGTTCATCGTAACACTCAAAACAGGATTAGCCGGAGCATTATTCCAGTTCATATTCCGTACTGAAGCAACTGCTCCATTATTACTGATATTGTTATTTCCTGCCGTAAACCCTGAGTTTTCATTGAAGATCACATCATCATACATGATAGGGATACAGTTGGCAGAAGGTCCTCCTGATGTAAAAGACCAGTGTGCCGGATCGCTCCAGCTACCACCACCACCTATCCAGTAATAGGTTTTTGTCGTAATTCCGGGATATGTAATATTTCCCGTATTATTTCCACCGTTGATTCCTGCCGTTGCAGAGGCTCCTCCCGTAAGCTTTGTAGTCGTTAAATTGTAACCATTAAAAGAAGCAATTCCATTTCCGTTGATAGAACCAGGGAGAATAAGATTTACAGGCAATGAAATATCTAAAGCTCCAAACTTTGGAATAGCTCCGTTACATGGAGTATTGGCAATAAGGGTTTCATTAACCTGAAAATAGGTAGAAAGAGTACCTATGGGCTGACGAAAATTATATTGTCCGCCATTCAAGGTAAGATTATTGATGTCAAATTGTGACGCCCGAAGGATATTATTTCCCTTGCCAAGAGTCAAGTTTTTGACTTCAAATCGGGAGCCTGTCATCTCAGCGCTTCCATCACCAATCACAATATCATTTGCCTTAAGTAAAGTGGCATTAAAGAGGCAGGAGTATACATTTACTTTATTAATGTTGAATTGATTTCCTGTAAAATTTCCCCCTGAAGTTCCCACACCTGTTACTTCATCAACGGTCAATAGATTTCCGCCTGATATTTGAGCATACCCAGAAGAAGTCAGGAGTATTTTTTTGATATCCTGAGTTGTTTGTATGTTCAGTGAAACAAAAGTAACAGTAGCTTGTGTAAGATTTACAGACGAGTTAAACGTCATTGAGCTGGTAGTGGTTATTGTAGAAGATCTAAAATTGGATGCTGCCGTAGAGCTGTGGGTGAGCATCAAAGAGCTTATATTTTTATGATCTGTATCAAGAAAGGCACTATCACTGATGTTGAATAGAAAAAATCCGTTACTGACAAAATTTTTCACAAGCTTGAAAGTTCCGTTTCCTTTAAGGTTAAAAGAAGACTGATACCCTCCATTAACATATCCTGGATCAATCATATTATCCGGGACATCAATGAGGTTTGGAGTCGGATTTGAGCTGTCCGAAAACAAATTCATGGTCAGGTTATAATAAGCACCGGCATTAGATTTCCATTTCAGATTTCCGTACACATTAAAGACACTTCCTGCCGGAAAGCTAAGTTTCGTGTTAAATGAATCATCTATGATAAAATCCTTGCAGGTAGCTGTTGATGGAATATTAAGCATGCCTCCGCTGGAAGTAAAACCACTTCCCGACGTGATATAAACATTATCATAACGGGAAGGAATAATGGTAGCTGCCTGCCCTGATGATGAGCCTATACGCCAGTGATTGAGGTCTGTCCAATTACCGGGGCCGCCCACCCAGTAATAGTTATTTTGCGCCAAAAAACTCTGGCTTATCAGAAAGAGCAGTATGAAATATAATTTAAGTTTCATGTTCTTTGAATTACAAGATTAATAATGAACTGAGATAAAAATCTCAATCCCTGATAGTAATGAATAAGTCAAAAATCGATTTCCTCGATGGTTATTTTGACTTTTTCAGTTGCTGTATTTCTTTTTGTAATTCATCTATTTTTTTGCCCTGTTCCTGAACGGCTTGTAACAATAAAGGGATCAGCTCATTATAGTTTACGGATTTATACCCCTCGTTATCGGTACTTACGATGTTGGGAAGAACTTTTTCTACGTCCTGGGCAACAAGGCCATATTGTAGCTGTGCATTTCCTCCTTTCTTTTTTCCGGTTTCGTTCCAGAAGTATGAAACTGGCCTTAGCTTACTTACTATTTCGTCAGAAGATTTAATTTCTGTGATGTTTTGCTTCAGTCTTTCATCAGAGTTATAGTCTATAGCACTGGCTTTTACAGTTCCGGCAACGTCCAGCTTAGCAGATGCTGACGGAGCGGTTCCAATGCCTACACTTCCTGTTCCGGAAAAAACAAGATTTTTGCCATTAAGATCCACATTTCTTGATGCCAAAGGTGTTGTGATAGAGCCATCTGCCGTGTAGATATTAGAATTTACACCCATGCTTTCCCAATTAGTGCCATTCCAGAAATAGTAACCCGGCTGCGTGATTTTTGAAACTTTTGCAGTAGGAGAAGCAGGAGAAGCAGTTGCATAGATCATCAGGGATTCTGTTCCGGGTTGGATGTTTGCTGTCATTGTTTGGATCTGATCTCCTGTAAGACGAGGGATCATAAGGCCTTCTGCCTGTGAAGTTCCGTCTGTTTTGGCAGTAATATCCAACGTAGCTTTTGGATTAGGAGTATTTATTCCTATTTTACCACCAGCCTGAGAATAGAGTAGTGAAGTGATGGTAGTGCTTCCGAATAGGCATAGCCTGAACACTGCAGAATGAGTCTTCTGCAAGAAAGTAGAGTTTTGCATAGTTTTTTAATAGCTTTTAACTTGAGTATATTTAATTCTTCCTTAGTGTGAAGAGTTGAGTATATTTTTGATAGCAGTCTTAGATGTTTCGATTAATTCATTGGATCTATAAAGCTGGCTGGTAAGTATTGAACTTTCAAAAAGGAGATAGATATGAGATGCCGTATGCTCATCCTCAATCTCTTCATTGAAGAACTCCCGCAGTTTATTTTTATGATAACGTAGAACATTGTGGATTTCAACTTGGTCAGCTGGTATTTCAGAGAGAAGATTCAGGAAGCTGCAACCCCGGAAATCTTCCTTTTCGTTCATATAAATAAGAAAATCAAATGATTTCAGTATTTTCTCTTCAAGATTTTTCTCTTCTGATATAAATTTTTCCAGTTCAGAAACCCAATAATCATATCTTTTGTTGAGAAATTCAATGCATAGATCGTCCTTTGACTTGAAGTGCTGGTAAAAGCTTGCCTTTGATACCTTGGCGTCTTCGATAATCTGATTGATACCGGT
This genomic interval from Chryseobacterium joostei contains the following:
- a CDS encoding tail fiber domain-containing protein; the protein is MQNSTFLQKTHSAVFRLCLFGSTTITSLLYSQAGGKIGINTPNPKATLDITAKTDGTSQAEGLMIPRLTGDQIQTMTANIQPGTESLMIYATASPASPTAKVSKITQPGYYFWNGTNWESMGVNSNIYTADGSITTPLASRNVDLNGKNLVFSGTGSVGIGTAPSASAKLDVAGTVKASAIDYNSDERLKQNITEIKSSDEIVSKLRPVSYFWNETGKKKGGNAQLQYGLVAQDVEKVLPNIVSTDNEGYKSVNYNELIPLLLQAVQEQGKKIDELQKEIQQLKKSK
- a CDS encoding TetR/AcrR family transcriptional regulator — its product is MSRPRERILSTSMLLFHRQGYNRTGINQIIEDAKVSKASFYQHFKSKDDLCIEFLNKRYDYWVSELEKFISEEKNLEEKILKSFDFLIYMNEKEDFRGCSFLNLLSEIPADQVEIHNVLRYHKNKLREFFNEEIEDEHTASHIYLLFESSILTSQLYRSNELIETSKTAIKNILNSSH